The Vicia villosa cultivar HV-30 ecotype Madison, WI linkage group LG1, Vvil1.0, whole genome shotgun sequence genome includes a region encoding these proteins:
- the LOC131629475 gene encoding casein kinase 1-like protein 1 codes for MESRIVDKFRLGRKIGRGSFGEIYLGTNIQTNEEVAIKLEYVKTKHPQLLYESKVYKILQGGTGTPNVRWFGVVGDYNALVMDLLGQSLEELFNFCSRRLSLKTVLMLADQMINRVEFIHSKSFIHGDIKPDNFVMGLGRREKKVYAIDYGLAKKYRDSSTHRHIPYRDNRNLTGTARYASLNAHLGIEQSRRDDLEALGYVLIYFLRGSLPWQGLGVGTKKQKYEKIREKKVSTSIEALCQGYPTEIALYFHYCRSLRFDEKPDYAYLKRIFRDLFIREGFQFDYVFDWTILSYQQSQLTTPPAPAILSSANVLGQSSRSSRRVAVSSSRDAVVGAESDIRTRTAEASPGAAHRIFGRQRSLPIGPSDPQRVARAWRNVSQANNYESALRSMEGLQLENDGRTHF; via the exons ATGGAATCTCGTATTGTGGATAAGTTTCGTCTTGGTAGAAAGATCGGTAGAGGTTCCTTTGGAGAGATCTACTTAG GTACTAATATTCAAACTAATGAAGAGGTTGCAATTAAGCTT GAATATGTCAAGACTAAGCATCCTCAGTTGCTGTATGAGTCCAAGGTGTACAAAATTCTCCAGGGAGGAA CCGGAACTCCAAATGTTAGATGGTTTGGAGTGGTGGGAGATTACAATGCTTTAGTGATGGATCTGCTGGGACAAAGTCTTGAAGAACTTTTTAACTTTTGTAGTAGAAGGTTATCACTAAAGACAGTTCTTATGCTTGCTGATCAAATG ATTAACCGTGTTGAGTTCATTCATTCGAAGTCATTTATACACGGAGATATCAAACCAGATAATTTTGTAATGGGGTTAGGAAGGCGTGAGAAGAAG GTTTATGCTATTGATTATGGTCTGGCTAAGAAATACAGAGATAGTTCAACCCATCGACACATTCCTTACAG GGATAATAGAAATTTGACCGGAACTGCAAGATATGCTAGCCTGAATGCTCACCTTGGGATTG AACAAAGTCGAAGAGATGATTTAGAGGCTCTTGGTTATGTTTTGATATACTTCCTAAGGGGAAG TCTTCCTTGGCAGGGACTTGGAGTAGGGACCAAGAAACAGAAGTATGagaaaattagagaaaaaaaGGTTTCTACATCGATTGAA GCCTTGTGTCAGGGTTATCCAACAGAAATTGCATTATACTTCCATTACTGCCGCTCATTAAGGTTTGATGAGAAGCCAGATTACGCTTATCTCAAAAGGATATTCCGCGACCTTTTTATTCGTGAAG GATTCCAGTTTGATTACGTGTTTGACTGGACTATCTTGAGTTATCAGCAATCACAGCTTACTACACCTCCAGCACCGGCCATC CTATCAAGTGCCAATGTCTTGGGTCAGTCAAGTAGATCATCAAGGCGAGTTGCTGTTTCTAGTAGTCGTGATGCAGTTGTTGGTGCTGAATCAGATATCCGTACACGCACTGCTGAGGCAAGCCCTGGAGCAGCACACAGAATTTTTGGTAGGCAAAGAAGTTTACCAATTGGACCTTCTGATCCCCAGAGAGTAGCACGGGCTTGGAGAAATGTTTCTCAAGCCAATAATTATGAAAGTGCCCTTAGGAGCATGGAGGGTTTGCAGTTAGAAAATGATGGGAGGACCCATTTTTAA
- the LOC131629456 gene encoding IQ domain-containing protein IQM1-like — protein MGVSVTDLSNGSDKMTTSSRLSDCRPQQMILERNHSFVETKQEKMDSAKGKKPLPVISLPEAVVFCSPRPVAELDTAATKLQKVYKSYRTRRNLADCAVIVEELWWKALDFAALRRSSVSFFDVQKPETATSRWARARTRAAKVGKGLSKDEKAQKLALQHWLEAIDPRHRYGHNLHMYYDIWFKSQSTQPFFYWLDVGDGKEINLEKCPRNSTLQRQCIKYLGPKEREEYEVIVEKGMLVYRQDGRLVNTDEKSKWIFVLSTTRSLYVGKKQKGKFQHSSFLAGGATTAAGRLVARQGVLEAIWPYSGHYHPTEENFKEFISFLGEHKVDLTNVKRCAIDDDTHSIIGTDSFNDMNEPQQTKVPTTPKINVSDNNNVTSIHKIDVVAAFNATRRLSCKWSTGAGPRIGCVRDYPEHLQSKALEQVNLSPRPSSIRLNKYGPIPSPRPSPKVRMSPRFVYMGLPSPRTPISSTS, from the exons ATGGGGGTGTCTGTGACTGATTTATCAAATGGGTCCGATAAAATGACTACTTCAAGCAGGTTAAGTGATTGCAGACCTCAACAAATGATTCTGGAAAGAAACCACTCATTTGTTGAAACCAAACAAGAAAAAATGGATTCAGCCAAAGGTAAAAAACCACTTCCGGTGATTTCTCTGCCGGAAGCGGTGGTTTTCTGTTCTCCGAGGCCGGTTGCGGAGCTTGATACTGCGGCAACTAAGCTTCAAAAGGTTTATAAGAGTTATCGGACGAGAAGAAACCTTGCGGATTGCGCGGTTATAGTTGAAGAATTGTGGTGGAAGGCTTTGGATTTTGCTGCTCTTAGAAGAAGTTCTGTTTCGTTTTTCGATGTTCAGAAACCTGAGACCGCTACTTCGCGTTGGGCTCGTGCGAGAACAAGGGCAGCTAAGGTTGGAAAAGGTTTATCTAAGGATGAAAAGGCGCAAAAGTTAGCATTGCAACATTGGCTTGAAGCT ATTGATCCGCGTCATCGATATGGACACAATCTTCACATGTATTATGATATATGGTTTAAAAGCCAAAGTACACAACCATTTTTCTACTG GTTGGATGTTGGAGATGGTAAAGAAATAAATCTTGAGAAATGTCCAAGAAACAGTACTCTACAACGCCAATGCATTAAGTATCTTGGACCAAAAGAAAGAGAAGAATATGAAGTAATTGTTGAAAAGGGAATGTTAGTGTATAGACAAGATGGGAGACTTGTGAATACTGATGAGAAATCAAAATGGATATTTGTTCTAAGCACTACAAGATCATTGTATGTTGGAAAAAAGCAAAAGGGTAAATTTCAACATTCGAGTTTTCTTGCCGGTGGTGCAACCACAGCGGCCGGTCGATTAGTAGCACGTCAAGGTGTTCTCGAG GCTATTTGGCCATATAGTGGACACTACCATCCAACAGAAGAGAACTTCAAAGAATTCATAAGTTTTCTTGGAGAGCACAAAGTAGACCTAACAAATGTAAAG AGATGTGCAATAGATGATGATACACATTCAATTATTGGAACAGATTCATTCAATGACATGAATGAACCACAACAAACAAAGGTTCCTACAACACCAAAAATCAATGTTAGTGACAACAACAATGTGACATCAATTCATAAAATAGATGTTGTTGCAGCATTCAATGCAACAAGGAGGTTGTCATGCAAGTGGTCAACAGGGGCTGGTCCACGTATTGGTTGTGTTCGTGACTATCCAGAACACTTGCAATCAAAGGCATTGGAACAAGTTAATTTGTCACCAAGGCCTAGTTCTATAAGACTCAACAAATATGGCCCAATTCCTTCTCCAAGACCTAGCCCAAAAGTTAGGATGTCGCCTAGGTTTGTGTATATGGGATTGCCTAGTCCAAGAACCCCAATTTCAAGTACAAGTTAG